TGGCCCGGGTCGGCCGAATGGAGCAGCGGGGCGTGCCGCGCCCCATCTTCTCGAACTTCCTCAACGGGTACGAAAGCCTCCCGGTGCACTTCGAAAGCCGTTGAGCCGAACGGCCCGGCGCGCTGATCGAGCCCCTCTCCCACCACGGCGAAGCGAAATCAAGTCCGAGAACGCACTACGGAGCCCCGAGGTAAGAATGAGAAAGAACGTCTGTGTCATCGGTGCAGGCCCGTCGGGTTTGGTCGCGATCAAGGAACTGCTGGACGAGGCTCACTCGGTGACCTGCTTCGAGCACAGCGCCGAGCCGGGCGGGGTCTTCCGCTCGGGAGTCGGCCCGGAGGAAGCCGGCGCCTACGACTCGACGATGCTGACCATCTCCAACTACATGATGACCTTCTCCAGCTTCCCGCCACCGGACGGTCAGGAGCGGCAGTTCTGGTCGGCCGGCGAATACCGGCAGTACCTGCTGGACTTCATCGAGGAGTTCGACCTCGGCCCCACCATCCGGTACGAGACCGACGTGGTGAGCATCTCCAAGAGCGAGGACGGCGGCCACGTCGTCGAGGTCGCACCGGTGTCCGCCCCGGAGAAGCGCGTCGCGCACAGGTTCGACGCGGTGGTCATCGCCACCGGGACGCACCGGGTCCCGAACTACATCGACATCCCGGGGCAGGACGACTTCGCCGGGGAGATCACGCATTCCGCCTACTACCGCAACGCCGAGCGGTTCCGCGGCAAGCGCGTCCTCTGCGTCGGGATCGGGGAAACCGCCGCGGACGTCGTGGACGAGATCGCGAGCACCGCGGAGCGCTGCACGCTGTCGGTGCGCAGGCACCAGTCCATCATCGAGCGCTACCCCGGGGACGACCGGCACCCGAACGACGCCTACACCTCGCAACTGCTGTACTCGGTCCCGCTGGCCGCCGCCAACCCGATCATGCGGTTCTGGATGAAGCGCAACGCGAAGCGCGGCAAGACGCCCGCGGCCCGGGCGCTGGGCGCGTGGAACTCGAAGAACGAGCACTTCTTCAACCACTTCCTGACCAAGAACGAAGCGTTCGTCCACCGGATCGCCGACGGCACCCTGAACGTCAACGCGTCGGGGATCGAGCGCCTGGGCGCGGACTACGTCCAGTTCAAGGACGGCCGCCGCGAGAAGGTCGACACCATCGTCTTCAACACGGGCTACGTCGAGGACTTCAGCGTCCT
This portion of the Saccharopolyspora antimicrobica genome encodes:
- a CDS encoding flavin-containing monooxygenase; translated protein: MRKNVCVIGAGPSGLVAIKELLDEAHSVTCFEHSAEPGGVFRSGVGPEEAGAYDSTMLTISNYMMTFSSFPPPDGQERQFWSAGEYRQYLLDFIEEFDLGPTIRYETDVVSISKSEDGGHVVEVAPVSAPEKRVAHRFDAVVIATGTHRVPNYIDIPGQDDFAGEITHSAYYRNAERFRGKRVLCVGIGETAADVVDEIASTAERCTLSVRRHQSIIERYPGDDRHPNDAYTSQLLYSVPLAAANPIMRFWMKRNAKRGKTPAARALGAWNSKNEHFFNHFLTKNEAFVHRIADGTLNVNASGIERLGADYVQFKDGRREKVDTIVFNTGYVEDFSVLKDVDISDVREMYKHMIHPALGTGVVFIGWARPAAGGVPACSEMQSRYFALLCSGKKKLPDRFRLKRLIERQNTYENGVFHGNPELRTLVHYNQYMLDFAKVLGCSPWRPAVFKNPLLVYRLFCGSQMPHVFRLFGPHSDHEKARRIILSQPAAFGFRTVLLALAVIGASRVLIALGLMKPDPEY